From a region of the Panicum virgatum strain AP13 chromosome 2K, P.virgatum_v5, whole genome shotgun sequence genome:
- the LOC120695412 gene encoding uncharacterized protein LOC120695412: MWEFRGGNERGNIKHLDLVFIDLKGDVIYAEIPPDVIPILKRQLSEKLIIFIGKFVVEKVKPGYKVVHNPYMLRLNRRTIIVKSNANDLEFPKYTFSLTPIEILPQFVKNKERFLDVLEKITAVSNPAVVCNTAGDLMMRRIIKLQDLSLPVDATAVEKIDLPNEDQTHVAFEEKNLLQLNDIDHFTQKGERYQCTVTIIGIPDKQHWCYRACRVCSSKMISTPDRFLCTKDGGCPSKQFEWKYNPFIVVDDTYSLEFMMFERRAAKLIGKSAETLRKYNDPDIIPSDISQWIGHKFTFVELAMLTQSIGEFDDMDIDKSPG, encoded by the exons ATGTGGGAATTCAGAGGAGGAAATGAAAGAGGAAATATAAAGCATCTTGACTTGGTTTTTATTGACCTGAAG GGTGATGTAATCTATGCTGAAATACCACCAGATGTAATACCAATTTTAAAGCGTCAACTGAGCGAAAAACTAATCATTTTCATTGGCAAGTTTGTAGTTGAAAAAGTTAAACCTGGATATAAGGTGGTGCATAACCCATATATGCTAAGGCTCAACAGAAGGACTATCATTGTCAAATCAAATGCTAATGATCTGGAATTTCCAAAGTACACATTCTCATTGACTCCAATCGAAATATTGCCACAGTTTGTCAAAAATAAAGAACGTTTCCTAG ATGTACTTGAAAAAATCACTGCTGTCTCAAATCCTGCAGTAGTGTGTAACACTGCAGGAGACCTCATGATGAGAAGAATAATAAAACTGCAGGACCTAAG CTTACCAGTGGACGCAACAGCTGTTGAAAAAATTGATTTACCAAATGAGGATCAGACTCATGTAGCTTTTGAAGAAAAGAATCTGTTACAGCTGAACGACATAGATCATTTTACTCAAAAG GGTGAACGATATCAGTGCACTGTAACGATCATAGGAATACCGGATAAACAACATTGGTGCTATCGTGCTTGTCGTGTATGCTCATCAAAAATGATATCAACACCTGATAGGTTCCTGTGTACAAAGGATGGAGGCTGCCCTTCAAAACAGTTTGAATGGAA GTACAATCCATTTATAGTTGTAGACGACACATATAGTCTTGAGTTCATGATGTTCGAAAGAAGAGCTGCTAAACTTATTGGTAAGAGTGCTGAAACATTAAGGAAATACAATGATCCAGATATAATTCCAAGCGACATTTCACAATGGATTGGCCACAAGTTCACATTTGTC GAACTTGCAATGCTAACTCAATCCATAGGAGAATTTGATGACATGGACATTGATAAGTCACCAGGGTAA
- the LOC120695411 gene encoding uncharacterized protein LOC120695411, with amino-acid sequence FGVIRKGLSSFYSGKSKSFTSLAEATSTVAAAKELAKPENPFNKHRRILANWSRRASCSSLTMATYLPPLLAPDHAVAEGDEGEEDDSDDEEEECNQLPHRGKNVRDAPALPLPPPRLLGVGMQRRNGLGSFRSPRSFSLSDLQSSSTDGSD; translated from the coding sequence TTTGGTGTGATCAGGAAGGGTCTCTCCAGCTTCTACTCTGGCAAGTCCAAGTCGTTCACAAGCCTCGCCGAGGCCAcgtcgacggtggcggcggccaaggAGCTGGCCAAGCCAGAGAACCCCTTCAACAAGCACCGCCGGATCCTGGCCAACTGGTCCCGGCGAGCCTCCTGCAGCTCGCTCACCATGGCCACCTATCTGCCCCCTCTCCTGGCCCCAGACCACGCCGTAGCCGAGGGGGACGAGGGCGAAGAGGACGactccgacgacgaggaggaggaatgCAATCAGCTGCCGCACCGCGGCAAGAATGTTCGGGACGCGCCGGCATTGCCGTTGCCTCCCCCTAGGCTCCTCGGTGTTGGCATGCAGAGGAGGAATGGCCTTGGGAGCTTCAGATCTCCAAGGTCCTTCTCACTGTCCGATCTGCAAAGTAGCAGTACTGATGGTAGTGATTAG
- the LOC120695747 gene encoding protein MANNAN SYNTHESIS-RELATED 1-like — protein MAVDPRQVVAGFLTLSMFVMLGNMIKHDHFSPGTELGLETTGAEFNTMKLDDNAESNSINTSGVESLMDTDEEVKPCWTKPSPKTQPSNGFVTFSLTMGPEYHISQITDAVVVARYLGATLVLPDIRGNELGNKRKFRDMYNVDKFMRSLDGVVEVIEELPDEVSAKKPAVIRVPNRVTESFITDTIQPIFQTNNHLRLAIIFSSVSLRPRETNNKDLDATACLAMFSGLELKHEYSEVARKMSDKLKEISKKSDGKVLAIDLRTDLLEKKSCKTTRGARRKGCYNADEILGFLRNVGFSANTTIYLTETRWHEGLNDLKEEFPNTCTKDDIIPAENKGEFLKASNSDLARALDLEICSQSDVFIPAIVGLFYGHVTGKRIASGHTQILVPSQSSALTQASDFISTYISNKNHLAYKCYC, from the exons ATGGCGGTCGACCCGCGGCAGGTGGTGGCGGGGTTCCTCACCCTCTCCATGTTCGTCATGCTCGGCAACATGATCAAGCACGACCACTTCTCCCCCGGCACCGAG CTGGGCTTGGAGACAACAGGTGCAGAGTTTAACACGATGAAGCTTGATGATAATGCTGAATCGAACAGTATCAATACGTCTGGGGTAGAGAGCCTAATGGACACTGACGAGGAGGTTAAACCTTGCTGGACCAAACCAAGTCCAA aaactcaaccttctaatggttttgtgacaTTCTCCTTGACTATGGGACCAGAATATCACATCTCACAG ATCACAGATGCTGTGGTTGTTGCAAGGTATCTAGGTGCGACACTTGTACTTCCAGATATCAGAGGAAATGAATTAGGAAATAAGCG AAAATTCCGAGACATGTACAATGTGGATAAATTCATGAGGAGCCTAGATGGTGTTGTCGAAGTAATAGAGGAACTACCTGATGAAGTGAGTGCTAAGAAGCCAGCAGTTATTAGAGTACCAAACCGGGTGACTGAAAGCTTTATCACAGACACTATCCAGCCCATCTTCCAAACAAACAATCACTTAAGACTCGCGATCATTTTCTCTTCAGTGAGTTTAAGACCAAGAGAGACCAATAACAAGGACTTGGATGCGACTGCTTGCCTTGCAATGTTCAGTGGCCTTGAACTGAAGCATGAATATTCTGAAGTGGCCAGGAAAATGTCAGATAAGCTTAAAGAGATAAGCAAGAAATCAGATGGGAAGGTCTTGGCAATTGATTTGCGGACTGACTTGCTAGAAAAGAAGAGTTGCAAAACAACCAGAGGCGCTAGAAGAAAGGGCTGCTATAATGCAGATGAGATTCTGGGTTTCCTGAGGAATGTTGGCTTCTCGGCTAATACAACCATCTACTTGACAGAGACGCGGTGGCACGAGGGCCTGAATGACCTGAAGGAAGAATTTCCAAACACTTGTACCAAG GATGACATAATACCAGCTGAGAACAAAGGTGAATTCCTGAAAGCCAGCAACTCCGACCTAGCGAGGGCTCTGGACCTCGAGATCTGCTCGCAGAGCGACGTGTTCATCCCAGCTATTGTTGGTCTGTTCTATGGCCATGTGACTGGTAAGAGGATCGCGTCGGGCCATACCCAAATCCTCGTGCCCTCTCAGTCCAGCGCCTTGACTCAGGCCTCAGACTTCATCTCCACCTACATCTCCAACAAGAACCACCTTGCCTACAAATGCTACTGCTAG
- the LOC120695748 gene encoding centromere/kinetochore protein zw10 homolog — protein sequence MAADDVRELLLSTTADASDPSTPLSAPDLRLLIDRLRLRSDRLHASALSFAASHRGALASSLTRAASAADSSASLESSLDSALAPLASSPDLSDLRALADRLLAARRELAERQEHLAAASTIASFAARLREARAAANPLDTAAAAAAELKPLLIDAERSGSGEDGPVVFGLLRSDWEQLVDELQVGLAKNVEECMEFAPEGGKVVVRAIPKSCSSRKQSVELSVALQALEIIDALDYGMAKIADLMMKHILVPAISNIHVAVSVEVIQEVGPEHSVSVLTIVASEGLKDNKDGLSLYSRIIDVIKFACKFICMENSKWVQSFAKLTWPRISDMVITHFLSKAVPNEASKLIEFQDVVRSTAEFENKLRSMMFLLPDRKDAKLTQFVDDVEVHFAIRKRSEILVKARNILVQYDYDNPLESGDRGDSVVDLLFLPEKCFTSKSVLLLMKLVHGALKDASMSSARVAKEFCFAARDVLLLYKAIVPVQLEKHLDSISQVAAIVHNDFYHLSQEILGLAFQYHADFPIDLQKQVVFVDLAPIFSQMADVVLRRQIQLTIDTISEAIDGADGFQNTHQPQHYESAKFSIDQVVFILEKIRIMWESILPKSTYRKSMYHVLGSVFSRIARDMLLIDDMAAEETLQLQGLIHLALENISLLFLSLVDNDDGSTKFLDHDTWIQLDGTVPSLKKFRKLAELLDMSLKSITAAWESGDLVSCGFTSSEVQNFIKAIFADSPLRKECLGWIVRTPA from the exons atggccgcCGACGACGTGCGCGAGCTCCTCCTCTCCACCACCGCCGACGCCTCGGACCCCTCCACCCCGCTCTCCGCGCCCGACCTGCGCCTCCTTATcgaccgcctccgcctccgctcgGACCGCCTGCACGCCTCCGCCCTCTCCTTCGCTGCCTCCCACCGCGGGGCCCTTGCCTCCTCGCTAACCCGCGCGGCCTCCGCTGCCGACTCCTCCGCCTCCCTTGAGTCCTCCCTGGACTCCGCCCTCGCGCCGCTCGCCTCCTCGCCTGACCTCTCCGACCTCAGGGCCCTCGCCGACCGCCTCCTTGCCGCGCGCCGCGAGCTCGCCGAGCGCCAGGAGCACCTTGCCGCGGCCTCCACAATTGCTTCGTTCGCTGCCCGCCTCCGAGAGGCCCGTGCGGCAGCGAACCCCCTTGacacggctgctgctgctgctgctgagctcAAGCCCCTACTGATTGATGCCGAGCGATCCGGATCCGGTGAAGACGGTCCTGTCGTGTTTGGGCTCCTCAGGAGCGATTGGGAGCAGCTTGTCGACGAG CTGCAAGTGGGACTTGCGAAGAATGTGGAGGAGTGCATGGAGTTTGCACCTGAGGGAGGGAAAGTGGTGGTAAGGGCTATTCCAAAATCATGTTCCAGTCGAAAGCAAAGTGTCGAGCTTTCTGTGGCGCTGCAGGCATTGGAG ATCATTGATGCCCTAGACTATGGAATGGCTAAGATTGCAGACTTGATGATGAAACATATTCTGGTCCCAGCAATCAGTAACATACACGTTGCAGTTTCTGTAGAAGTGATTCAAGAAGTTGGCCCAGAACACTCAGTATCAGTCTTGACCATAGTCGCTTCAGAGGGGCTAAAA gacaacaaagatgGTTTGAGTCTGTACTCACGAATAATTGATGTCATCAAGTTTGCGTGCAAGTTCATTTGCATGGAAAATAGCAAGTGGGTTCAGTCTTTTGCAAagttaacttggccaagaattTCTGATATGGTTATCACACACTTTCTCTCCAAG GCTGTACCAAATGAGGCATCCAAGCTAATTGAGTTCCAAGATGTTGTACGGAGTACAGCTGAATTTGAGAACAAACTTAGGAGCATGATGTTTCTTTTGCCTGATAGAAAGGATGCCAAGTTGACCCAATTTGTTGATGATGTTGAAGTTCATTTTGCTATACGGAAGAGAAGTGAGATCTTGGTGAAAGCAAGGAACATTCTTGTACAATATGATTATGATAACCCTCTG GAATCTGGTGATCGAGGTGATTCTGTTGTTGATCTACTTTTCCTGCCGGAGAAGTGTTTTACATCTAAATCAGTACTTCTATTAATGAAATTGGTTCATGGAGCCCTCAAG GATGCATCGATGTCATCCGCAAGAGTTGCTAAGGAATTTTGCTTTGCTGCTAGGGATGTCTTACTCCTGTATAAGGCTATTGTGCCAGTTCAG ctAGAGAAGCATCTTGATAGCATAAGTCAAGTGGCTGCTATTGTTCACAATGACTTCTACCATTTATCCCAAGAAATTCTTGGCCTTGCATTTCAG TACCATGCAGATTTTCCTATTGATCTACAGAAACAAGTTGTTTTTGTGGATTTAGCACCAATCTTCTCCCAGATGGCAGATGTTGTATTGAGAAGACAAATACAACTCACTATTGATACCATAAGCGAG GCTATAGATGGTGCTGATGGTTTTCAGAACACACACCAACCTCAGCATTATGAGTCAGCAAAATTTAGTATTGATCAG GTCGTGTTCATTTTGGAAAAGATCCGCATCATGTGGGAATCAATACTGCCAAAATCAACCTACAGGAAAAGTATGTATCATGTCCTTGGCTCTgtcttctccagaattgcaagAGATATGCTTCTGATAGATGACATGGCAGCAGAAGAGACATTGCAG CTGCAAGGCCTTATCCATTTGGCTCTCGAAAATATCTCTTTGCTATTTCTTTCTCTGGTTGATAACGATGATGGCAGCACAAAGTTCTTAGACCATGACACTTGGATTCAATTGGATGGAACTGTCCCATCTTTGAAAAAGTTTCGTAAGCTAGCAG AGTTGCTTGATATGTCATTGAAGTCCATCACAGCGGCTTGGGAAAGTGGAGACCTGGTTAGCTGTGGTTTCACATCATCTGAG GTGCAAAATTTCATCAAAGCAATATTTGCTGACTCGCCTCTTAGGAAGGAATGCCTTGGATGGATCGTTAGGACACCAGCTTAG